In the Pseudanabaena sp. PCC 7367 genome, one interval contains:
- a CDS encoding glycosyltransferase family 9 protein, whose translation MNWKRRLLETIVWSIAQATPRLTTVPAQPESILVLRNNDLGDVLVITPLFAALRQRFPNAQIVAAVGKWSKDILQGNPHIDRVMPVTAPWYNKFTADQSLAAIWRYLFTDHELKQIKQQNFTIGIDIFGSQFGSLFMLRAGIPYRLGVKGFAGGHTATQQSVNYNPWEQVGRSALRFAELLGASEIPEARPQLFLTSSEQQAGQQIWADLEAKFNQGGDRNDPLPSSASDQVSQSKIKRIVISPGAGFVEKAWPLNHYVELVKILSASNQTQEQAQALQILIVGGKGDRIAGDQIAAVADQVVNLAGDLALRETFALVSHSDLVVCNSSMLMHVAAAFSIANVVLLGDFFPSAKQHAAQWGYAKTCWVYGKETDDRNDIYNPVEVAAIVTGLLEVC comes from the coding sequence ATGAATTGGAAAAGAAGGCTGCTCGAAACGATCGTCTGGTCGATCGCCCAGGCTACACCTCGATTAACCACGGTGCCAGCTCAACCGGAGTCAATTCTGGTGTTGCGCAATAATGATCTCGGTGATGTGTTAGTTATTACGCCATTGTTTGCAGCCCTGCGTCAGCGTTTTCCCAATGCTCAGATCGTGGCGGCGGTGGGTAAATGGAGCAAAGATATTTTGCAGGGCAATCCCCATATCGATCGGGTTATGCCAGTAACTGCCCCCTGGTATAACAAATTTACTGCCGATCAGAGTCTGGCTGCAATTTGGCGCTATTTATTTACTGATCATGAGTTGAAGCAAATCAAACAGCAAAACTTTACGATCGGCATTGATATTTTTGGCAGTCAATTTGGCTCCCTGTTTATGCTCCGGGCTGGTATTCCCTATCGCTTGGGGGTAAAGGGGTTTGCCGGAGGCCACACGGCTACGCAGCAATCGGTAAACTATAATCCCTGGGAGCAGGTGGGGCGATCGGCGTTGCGATTTGCCGAACTCCTGGGAGCCAGCGAAATCCCTGAAGCCAGACCCCAGCTTTTTTTGACTAGTTCAGAACAGCAAGCGGGGCAACAAATATGGGCTGATCTAGAGGCTAAATTTAATCAGGGGGGCGATCGCAATGATCCCTTGCCATCATCAGCATCAGACCAGGTATCTCAATCCAAAATTAAACGAATTGTGATTAGTCCCGGTGCTGGGTTTGTAGAAAAAGCCTGGCCATTAAACCATTATGTTGAATTAGTTAAAATTCTATCTGCCTCAAATCAAACTCAGGAACAAGCTCAAGCACTCCAGATTTTGATAGTAGGTGGCAAGGGCGATCGCATCGCGGGCGATCAAATCGCAGCAGTAGCCGATCAGGTGGTTAATCTAGCCGGAGATTTGGCCTTGCGGGAAACCTTTGCCCTGGTTAGTCACAGCGATCTGGTGGTTTGTAATTCCAGTATGCTAATGCATGTGGCCGCAGCTTTTTCGATTGCCAATGTGGTGCTGTTGGGCGATTTCTTTCCGTCGGCTAAACAACATGCAGCCCAGTGGGGCTATGCAAAAACTTGCTGGGTCTATGGCAAAGAAACCGACGATCGCAATGATATTTATAATCCAGTTGAGGTGGCAGCGATCGTAACTGGTTTACTAGAAGTTTGCTAG
- a CDS encoding GDP-mannose 4,6-dehydratase — MKRALICGISGQDGAYLAKLLLDKDYEVWGTSRDAQMSSFRNLTKLGIRDRTKLESAALNDFRSVLQVLKKSQPDEIYNLAGQSSVGLSFEQPVETLESIAVGSLNLLEAIRFMEQPIKFYNASSSECFGDVGQNSASETTPFKPRSPYAVAKSAAFWEVANYREAYGIFACSGILFNHESPLRPERFVTQKIVTAACRIAAGQQDKLNLGNISVQRDWGWAPEFIEAMYAMLQQEQPDDYVIATGESSSLQDFVAAAFGAVGLDWQKYVISDPTLLRPTDIAFGKGNPKKALEKLGWQAQYKMRDVVRMMVAAKQKELSSDGHHS; from the coding sequence ATGAAAAGAGCGCTAATTTGTGGCATTTCTGGACAAGACGGGGCTTATCTGGCCAAGCTACTCCTTGATAAGGACTATGAGGTGTGGGGCACTTCGCGGGATGCGCAAATGTCATCATTTCGCAATTTGACTAAGTTGGGAATCCGCGATCGCACCAAACTTGAATCAGCCGCCCTCAATGACTTTCGCAGTGTGCTGCAAGTGCTCAAAAAGTCACAGCCCGATGAAATCTATAATCTGGCGGGGCAAAGCTCGGTGGGGCTCTCGTTCGAGCAGCCAGTCGAAACGCTGGAAAGTATCGCGGTGGGATCGCTGAATTTACTGGAGGCAATCCGGTTTATGGAGCAGCCAATCAAGTTTTACAATGCTTCTTCCAGTGAATGCTTTGGGGATGTGGGGCAAAATAGCGCCTCGGAAACTACTCCATTCAAACCACGCAGCCCCTATGCCGTGGCCAAATCTGCCGCTTTCTGGGAAGTGGCCAACTACCGCGAAGCCTATGGCATTTTTGCCTGTTCCGGCATTTTGTTTAACCATGAATCGCCTTTGCGTCCGGAACGATTTGTGACCCAAAAGATCGTGACCGCTGCTTGCCGGATTGCTGCTGGTCAGCAGGATAAGCTGAATCTGGGCAATATTTCTGTGCAACGGGATTGGGGTTGGGCGCCAGAATTCATTGAAGCAATGTATGCAATGCTGCAACAGGAACAGCCCGATGATTATGTGATCGCCACGGGCGAAAGCAGTAGCCTCCAGGATTTTGTTGCCGCCGCCTTTGGGGCAGTGGGTTTGGATTGGCAAAAATATGTGATTAGCGATCCCACGTTGTTGCGCCCAACTGATATTGCATTTGGTAAAGGAAATCCAAAGAAAGCGCTAGAAAAGCTAGGTTGGCAGGCACAATACAAGATGAGGGATGTGGTGAGGATGATGGTAGCAGCTAAGCAAAAGGAATTAAGTAGCGATGGACATCACAGTTAG
- a CDS encoding succinate dehydrogenase/fumarate reductase iron-sulfur subunit — MDITVRVKRQAGRDRAPSFQDYQLSVDPDKNTVLDALNLIQWQQDGSLVFRRNCRNAICGSCAMHINGRAGLACQQKVGEAIGIGRIDPISNEPIEVEPVLTIAPMQNLPVIKDLVVDMSKFWQNLERVDPYVSSAARKLDDREFLQTPAQRQKLEEAANCILCGSCYSDCNALMVNEDFVGPHALAKAYRVMADNRDEQYDDRVSKYNQPDFVWGCTRCYNCNEVCPVGVQPLDRISQVKHEILQDESLPETRPQRHRHVMVSLVKREGWIDESKFGLEVVGNNFKDVGGLFSLVPLGLRMVFSGKMPWPWLFKPSAGTKQVRSLIEAVQKQEKANPTKPDQSKTNQSKN; from the coding sequence ATGGACATCACAGTTAGAGTTAAACGACAGGCTGGCCGCGATCGCGCCCCTAGTTTTCAGGACTATCAGCTTTCAGTTGATCCCGATAAGAATACAGTGCTGGATGCGTTGAATTTGATCCAATGGCAACAGGATGGTTCGCTGGTGTTTCGGCGTAATTGCCGCAATGCGATTTGTGGCTCCTGCGCCATGCATATTAACGGTCGCGCGGGCTTAGCTTGTCAGCAAAAAGTGGGTGAGGCGATCGGCATAGGCCGGATTGATCCAATTAGCAATGAACCGATTGAAGTTGAGCCAGTGCTGACGATCGCACCGATGCAAAATCTGCCGGTGATTAAGGATCTGGTGGTGGATATGAGTAAGTTCTGGCAAAATCTGGAGCGGGTCGATCCCTATGTGTCCAGTGCTGCGCGGAAGTTAGACGATCGGGAGTTTTTGCAAACGCCTGCCCAGCGCCAAAAACTAGAAGAAGCCGCTAATTGTATTTTGTGTGGTTCTTGCTATTCCGATTGCAATGCGCTGATGGTGAATGAAGATTTTGTCGGGCCCCATGCCCTCGCCAAAGCCTATCGGGTGATGGCGGACAATCGGGACGAGCAATATGACGATCGGGTGAGTAAATATAACCAGCCGGATTTTGTGTGGGGCTGCACCCGTTGCTACAACTGCAATGAAGTTTGCCCAGTGGGTGTGCAACCGCTCGATCGGATCTCTCAGGTCAAGCACGAAATTTTGCAAGATGAAAGTCTGCCCGAAACCAGGCCGCAACGCCATCGCCATGTAATGGTATCGCTGGTGAAACGGGAAGGCTGGATTGATGAGAGCAAATTTGGCCTGGAGGTGGTGGGTAATAATTTCAAGGATGTGGGCGGCCTATTTAGTCTGGTGCCCCTGGGATTGCGGATGGTATTCAGCGGCAAAATGCCCTGGCCGTGGTTGTTTAAGCCTTCGGCTGGTACTAAGCAGGTACGATCGCTGATCGAAGCAGTGCAAAAGCAAGAAAAGGCTAATCCAACTAAGCCAGACCAGTCAAAAACCAATCAATCAAAAAACTAG
- a CDS encoding CoB--CoM heterodisulfide reductase iron-sulfur subunit B family protein, with product MTSTQIPKDQSAKQFSNGEPSFRYAYYPGCVAKGACQELHNSTLAIARTLGIELVELEQATCCGSGTFKETSELMEDTVNARNIALAEAIDLPLMTQCSTCQGVIGRVNDKLKFSDPDRREQVNELLAAEGQHFKGSTEVLHLLWVILRDYGLERLQTKLQRSLKNLNCAAFYGCYLLRAQTVTRFDDPYQPESLEKVFRTLGATPVYYQGRVQCCGWPISSYATNASFSLAGRHLTEAIDAGADCIVTPCPLCHLNLDSRQPEVEKVIDRKLDIPILHLPQLIGLALGLDPKVLGLNQHVVSTQKVLTKLGLA from the coding sequence ATGACCAGCACGCAAATACCCAAAGACCAATCAGCCAAACAATTCAGCAATGGTGAGCCGAGTTTTCGCTATGCCTACTATCCTGGTTGCGTGGCCAAGGGAGCCTGTCAGGAGTTGCACAATTCCACCCTGGCGATCGCTAGAACCCTGGGGATTGAGCTAGTCGAGCTGGAGCAGGCTACCTGTTGTGGTTCCGGCACTTTTAAGGAAACCTCCGAGTTAATGGAAGACACCGTTAATGCCCGTAATATTGCCTTGGCGGAAGCGATCGATCTACCGCTAATGACCCAATGCAGCACTTGTCAGGGGGTGATTGGTCGGGTGAATGACAAGCTTAAATTTAGTGATCCCGATCGACGCGAGCAAGTAAATGAACTATTAGCGGCCGAAGGACAGCACTTTAAAGGATCGACCGAGGTTTTACATCTGCTGTGGGTAATCCTGCGTGACTATGGCCTGGAGCGATTGCAGACTAAATTGCAGCGATCGCTAAAAAACCTCAACTGTGCCGCTTTCTATGGTTGCTATTTGTTGCGTGCCCAAACCGTAACCCGCTTTGATGACCCCTATCAACCGGAATCACTGGAAAAAGTATTTCGCACCCTGGGCGCAACACCCGTTTACTATCAAGGTCGGGTGCAATGCTGTGGTTGGCCGATTTCTAGTTATGCTACCAATGCGTCTTTTTCGTTGGCGGGTAGGCATTTAACCGAAGCGATCGATGCGGGTGCAGATTGCATTGTCACGCCCTGTCCCCTCTGTCACCTTAATTTAGACTCGCGCCAACCGGAAGTAGAAAAGGTGATCGATCGTAAGTTGGATATCCCGATTTTGCACTTGCCTCAGTTAATCGGTCTGGCGCTAGGGCTCGACCCTAAGGTGTTGGGGCTGAATCAGCATGTGGTTTCAACCCAAAAGGTTTTAACTAAGCTGGGACTGGCCTGA
- the priA gene encoding primosomal protein N', whose protein sequence is MSTPPQAIQAPETATSRYVKVLADCVGIDGLLTYAIAPGMTIHLGDILTVPLGNRYVGAVALEFIDTIEPNQDQAIAIKPVYGVVSSGVLPASFWELIAKTADYYRTPLIQTARAALPPKLLDRSSYRVRLVDQLEKEAIDLDSLSTPARSVLEFLQNHASSKNAKKGISRRYLHQKVPRHASAGLKQLQQLGLVSLYLEPPHRPQPKYEDVVILLQFPAAEVTDRQKEILTILQRMGGECVRAELIRAAKTTSSTVKKLAEKGYIAIEPRESLRLGDKEHLVAADVPKELTEAQSKALQAIEELAKNPEADQTVLLHGVTGSGKTEVYLQAIAPVLEAGKSALVLVPEIGLTPQLTDRFRARFGDARVNVYHSQLSDGERFDTWRQMLSGNAQVVIGTRSAVFAPLPDLGLIVLDEEHDSSFKQSQPQPCYHARTVAQWRSQSSHCPLILGSATPSAEILDQVGALEDLETAITLGSNETSIDNPQYLVLPQRIGAKPMPPISVVDMRLELENANYSIFSRKLQGAIANLLDQKQQGILFIHRRGYNTFVSCRSCGFVMKCPHCDVSLSYHNTPFATSADRKEPPTYSASPYAKQEKNEGSLLCHYCGHRQIKPRQCPACDSPYFKHFGSGTQRVESELKKLFPQVRSIRFDSDTTRNKNQHRQLIEQFQAGEADLLVGTQMLSKGLDIPQVTLVGVVSADGLLNFSDYRASERAFQVLTQVAGRAGRGQEPGQVIMQTYTPEHATIEAVKNYRFTQFITTEIKQRQAFNYPPLGQMALIHLSSTSAIAVTEAAKQLASNLEQFEPRWEILGPAPAAIARLKNRFRWQILLKFSPDLHHTLPSLEELRMLVGDRQVRVTLDVDPLDIL, encoded by the coding sequence ATGTCCACCCCCCCCCAGGCAATTCAAGCCCCAGAAACCGCCACCAGCCGCTATGTCAAGGTGCTAGCCGATTGCGTTGGCATTGATGGCCTGCTCACCTACGCGATCGCACCGGGCATGACGATCCACCTGGGCGACATCCTCACCGTCCCCCTCGGCAATCGCTACGTTGGTGCAGTGGCGCTGGAGTTTATCGACACGATCGAGCCCAATCAAGACCAAGCGATCGCAATCAAGCCCGTCTATGGCGTGGTCAGTTCCGGCGTGCTGCCAGCATCCTTCTGGGAATTGATCGCCAAAACCGCCGACTATTACCGCACCCCCCTGATTCAAACCGCCAGAGCCGCGCTGCCGCCCAAGTTGCTCGATCGCTCCAGTTATCGGGTGCGCCTGGTAGATCAGTTAGAAAAAGAGGCGATCGACCTGGATAGTCTTTCCACCCCGGCGCGATCGGTGCTGGAATTTTTGCAAAATCATGCTTCTAGTAAAAACGCTAAAAAAGGCATCTCCCGTCGCTATCTGCATCAAAAAGTACCCCGCCATGCCAGCGCTGGCCTGAAGCAACTGCAACAGCTTGGCCTGGTTTCGCTCTATCTGGAGCCCCCCCACCGACCCCAGCCAAAGTATGAAGATGTGGTGATCCTGCTGCAATTCCCTGCCGCCGAGGTCACCGATCGCCAAAAAGAGATTTTAACCATCTTGCAACGGATGGGTGGGGAATGTGTCCGAGCGGAATTAATTCGCGCTGCCAAAACCACTTCTAGCACGGTTAAAAAGCTGGCAGAAAAGGGCTACATTGCGATCGAACCGCGTGAGTCGTTGCGATTGGGCGATAAGGAGCATCTGGTGGCCGCCGATGTACCCAAAGAGTTAACCGAGGCGCAAAGTAAGGCATTGCAAGCGATCGAAGAATTAGCAAAGAATCCCGAAGCCGATCAAACGGTTTTGTTGCATGGCGTGACTGGTTCGGGCAAGACGGAGGTTTACTTACAGGCGATCGCGCCAGTGCTTGAGGCTGGCAAATCAGCGCTGGTATTAGTGCCAGAAATTGGGCTCACCCCCCAACTTACCGATCGATTTCGAGCCAGGTTTGGTGATGCGCGGGTAAATGTCTATCACTCCCAGCTTTCCGATGGGGAGCGGTTTGATACCTGGCGGCAGATGCTCAGCGGCAATGCCCAGGTGGTGATCGGCACGCGATCGGCGGTGTTTGCGCCCCTGCCAGATCTGGGTTTGATTGTGCTGGATGAAGAACACGACAGCAGTTTTAAACAAAGCCAACCCCAACCCTGTTACCATGCCCGCACCGTTGCCCAATGGCGATCGCAAAGCTCTCATTGTCCATTGATTCTGGGCTCGGCCACGCCTTCGGCGGAAATTCTCGATCAGGTAGGCGCGCTTGAAGATTTAGAGACGGCGATTACATTAGGTTCAAATGAAACCAGCATTGATAATCCCCAGTATTTAGTCTTGCCGCAACGGATTGGCGCTAAACCAATGCCGCCGATCTCGGTGGTGGATATGCGCTTGGAATTGGAAAATGCCAACTATTCGATCTTTAGCCGCAAGCTGCAAGGGGCGATCGCCAATTTATTAGACCAAAAGCAACAGGGCATTTTGTTTATTCATCGACGCGGCTATAACACCTTTGTGTCTTGCCGGAGCTGCGGGTTTGTGATGAAGTGCCCCCATTGTGATGTGTCGCTTTCCTATCACAATACGCCTTTTGCCACGAGTGCCGATCGAAAAGAGCCACCAACCTATTCCGCTTCACCCTACGCCAAGCAGGAAAAAAATGAGGGTAGTTTGCTCTGCCACTATTGCGGTCATCGTCAGATTAAGCCGCGTCAATGTCCGGCCTGTGATTCGCCCTACTTCAAGCATTTTGGCAGTGGGACGCAGCGGGTTGAATCGGAGCTAAAAAAACTTTTCCCCCAGGTGCGATCGATCCGGTTTGATAGTGACACTACGCGCAATAAGAACCAACACCGCCAACTAATTGAGCAATTCCAGGCGGGCGAGGCAGACTTACTGGTGGGCACGCAAATGTTGAGTAAGGGCTTAGATATTCCCCAGGTGACACTGGTGGGTGTGGTTTCCGCCGATGGGCTATTAAATTTCTCCGATTATCGGGCTAGTGAACGGGCGTTTCAGGTGCTCACCCAGGTGGCGGGTCGAGCCGGACGGGGTCAGGAACCAGGCCAGGTGATTATGCAAACCTATACACCGGAACATGCCACGATCGAAGCGGTTAAAAATTATCGTTTCACGCAGTTTATTACGACCGAGATCAAGCAGCGACAGGCTTTTAATTATCCCCCCTTGGGGCAAATGGCCTTGATTCACCTTAGCAGTACCTCGGCGATCGCAGTAACTGAAGCGGCGAAACAACTGGCTAGCAACTTAGAGCAATTTGAACCGAGATGGGAGATCCTAGGGCCTGCTCCGGCGGCGATCGCGCGGCTAAAAAATCGGTTCCGCTGGCAGATTTTGCTTAAATTCAGTCCCGACTTGCACCATACCTTGCCGAGTTTGGAGGAACTAAGAATGCTGGTGGGCGATCGGCAGGTACGGGTTACGCTTGATGTTGACCCATTGGATATTCTTTAA
- a CDS encoding NACHT domain-containing protein, with protein sequence MEPISTAILTTAAVGGLSKLITNVIANYGEEALKRFNIDLTDSPDKVFARQFETYIRKYDDRHGSLKVACVRMDQPISLDEVYTGVRLLRRSDLQNYFESPDGLQKLFRESGKRQFRFEETETRPGLEVANEQQRLLVLGAPGIGKSTFLRKVGLEALKQEQGSYEHILIPVFLELKQFKTQDKSIEDFIANEFRICGFPNPEIITKYALEAGKLLVLLDGLDEVPKENEDFVIQQIQDLIIAYDQNRFIASCRIAAYKGGFERFTDVVMAEFDEPQIRDFIGNWFKSEPEVGEDCWKLLKQDSYKSTLDLAQTPLLLTLLCVVYGKYTELPKQRAELYGEALDVLLREWAAGKRLKLSVYKHFTAKQELILLSKIAYESFSVDELFFSKNWVVEQIEHFLAGNLNAPQDLDGESALKAIEVQQGILVERARNAYSFSHLTFQEYLVAKYVESHRLIEILLTEHFVDRKWREIFLLVAGLMEEGADLLLLAMEKQIQKFAQDMPKLQKLLVWSEKVTRGSRGKCNANAKRSAAILFALHTDLSRVNIINPGHTQTTLIDIMSASLLASMCGLGTDLELHTRNSYDLATAIKIGWATEALKAAQDLSKIYESINIFNESINLYAFINLLEKQIDLQETYGISENATSFLDELHETIKKVLHLTTVVSEFSEEEREALAGYLYANQLMIECKDSAIYLSTDAWKQIEDRMLLPPD encoded by the coding sequence ATGGAACCGATTTCTACCGCTATCCTTACTACGGCTGCCGTAGGTGGTTTGTCCAAGTTGATCACAAATGTAATTGCAAATTATGGTGAAGAAGCTTTAAAGCGCTTCAATATAGATCTTACGGATAGTCCTGACAAGGTTTTTGCAAGGCAATTTGAAACTTACATTCGTAAATATGATGATCGCCACGGTTCATTGAAGGTTGCCTGTGTGCGGATGGATCAGCCCATCTCTCTGGATGAGGTATATACAGGGGTAAGGCTACTAAGGAGATCGGACTTACAAAATTATTTTGAATCACCGGATGGTTTGCAAAAGCTATTTCGAGAGAGTGGTAAGCGTCAATTTCGGTTTGAAGAGACAGAAACCAGACCAGGGCTCGAAGTTGCAAACGAGCAGCAACGCTTATTAGTTCTTGGTGCGCCTGGAATTGGTAAATCTACTTTTTTACGCAAGGTTGGGCTTGAGGCACTTAAACAAGAGCAGGGTAGCTATGAACATATTTTAATCCCAGTTTTTCTGGAGTTGAAGCAGTTTAAAACCCAGGATAAAAGCATTGAGGATTTTATTGCTAATGAATTTAGAATTTGTGGCTTTCCAAATCCAGAAATTATTACTAAGTATGCATTAGAGGCTGGCAAGTTGTTAGTTTTATTAGATGGGCTAGATGAAGTCCCGAAAGAGAATGAAGATTTCGTGATTCAGCAGATTCAAGATCTAATTATTGCCTATGACCAGAATCGATTTATTGCTTCTTGTCGAATTGCTGCATATAAAGGTGGCTTTGAGCGATTCACTGATGTGGTAATGGCTGAGTTCGATGAGCCACAAATAAGGGATTTTATTGGGAATTGGTTTAAGTCCGAGCCAGAAGTAGGAGAAGATTGCTGGAAATTACTAAAACAAGATTCATACAAATCTACCCTTGATCTTGCTCAAACTCCTCTTTTATTAACTCTGCTATGTGTGGTCTATGGCAAATATACAGAACTGCCTAAACAAAGAGCTGAGCTTTATGGAGAGGCGCTTGACGTTTTATTACGTGAGTGGGCTGCTGGAAAACGTTTAAAGCTCAGTGTTTATAAGCATTTTACTGCTAAGCAAGAGCTTATTTTGCTATCTAAGATAGCTTACGAAAGTTTTAGTGTTGACGAGTTATTTTTCAGCAAGAATTGGGTTGTTGAGCAAATCGAGCATTTTCTTGCTGGTAACTTAAATGCTCCCCAAGATCTTGATGGGGAAAGCGCGTTAAAAGCAATTGAAGTACAGCAAGGAATTTTAGTTGAGAGAGCGCGTAATGCTTATTCTTTCTCTCATTTAACCTTTCAGGAATATCTAGTTGCAAAATATGTTGAATCACATCGTTTGATAGAGATTCTTTTGACCGAACATTTTGTCGATAGGAAATGGCGAGAAATTTTTTTACTAGTTGCAGGATTAATGGAGGAGGGAGCAGATTTACTATTGCTAGCAATGGAAAAGCAAATACAAAAGTTTGCTCAAGATATGCCAAAACTACAAAAGCTACTCGTCTGGTCGGAAAAGGTCACTAGGGGATCTCGAGGAAAATGCAATGCTAATGCTAAAAGATCTGCTGCTATCCTTTTTGCACTTCATACTGATCTTTCACGAGTTAATATAATCAATCCAGGTCATACTCAGACTACCCTAATAGACATTATGAGTGCCAGCCTCCTTGCAAGCATGTGTGGCCTTGGAACAGATCTTGAGCTGCATACAAGAAACTCTTATGACCTTGCAACTGCAATAAAGATCGGTTGGGCAACAGAAGCGTTGAAAGCAGCTCAAGATCTTTCAAAAATATATGAATCGATCAATATATTTAATGAAAGCATAAATCTATACGCTTTCATTAACCTACTAGAAAAACAAATTGATTTACAAGAAACTTATGGGATTAGCGAGAATGCAACTTCCTTTCTTGATGAACTTCATGAAACAATAAAGAAAGTTTTGCATCTTACAACAGTAGTATCAGAATTTTCTGAAGAAGAGAGAGAAGCTTTGGCGGGATATCTGTACGCTAATCAGCTAATGATTGAATGCAAAGACTCTGCGATTTATCTCTCTACTGATGCCTGGAAGCAGATCGAAGACCGGATGCTTTTGCCACCCGACTAA
- a CDS encoding FGGY-family carbohydrate kinase: MDLYLGIDFGTSGARAIAIDQAGKIRATQKLNYNINAAISWRDSLYALIVALPIEIRQNINAIAIDATSATVLIGDRDGKPIGEPILYHDPRGASSLEKLRQIVPDREHLVLSATSSLAKLVWWLAHNSQSQPEAYLMHQADWLAYWLHGRLGVSDYNNTLKLGYDAERLQYPDWLEDWRSQHAPRIYLPKVVAPGKAIGKILPEVAAKLDLNRDCLVCAGTTDSTAAFLACLGNEPPKAGIAVTSLGSTLTIKVLANRPIANLASGIYSHRLGDLWLVGGASNTGGAVLRQFFSDAELQAYSDRINPDIPSPLDYYPLPAQGDRFPINDPLLEPRLEPRPTDPAAFLNGLLEGIAAIEALGYNVLAELGAQATLVYTAGGGAQNQTWRRIRARKLGLPIVVAAQTEFSFGAAYGAAILALQGAGV; the protein is encoded by the coding sequence ATGGATCTCTACCTGGGCATTGACTTTGGCACATCGGGAGCCAGAGCGATCGCCATTGATCAAGCTGGCAAAATTCGCGCTACCCAAAAACTCAACTACAACATTAACGCCGCGATCTCCTGGCGGGATAGTCTCTATGCCTTGATCGTGGCACTGCCGATCGAGATCAGGCAAAATATTAACGCGATCGCCATTGATGCCACCTCTGCGACGGTGCTGATCGGCGATCGAGATGGCAAGCCGATCGGTGAGCCAATTTTATATCACGATCCACGTGGCGCATCATCGCTTGAAAAATTGCGGCAGATTGTGCCCGATCGAGAACATCTGGTGCTCAGCGCGACTTCGAGTCTGGCCAAATTAGTCTGGTGGTTGGCGCATAATTCTCAATCCCAACCTGAAGCTTATTTAATGCATCAGGCCGATTGGCTGGCATATTGGCTGCATGGGCGGTTGGGAGTGAGTGACTATAACAATACGCTGAAGCTGGGATATGACGCGGAACGGCTGCAATATCCCGATTGGCTTGAAGATTGGCGATCGCAACATGCCCCCAGGATCTACTTGCCCAAAGTTGTCGCACCGGGTAAGGCGATCGGTAAAATCCTGCCAGAAGTCGCGGCAAAACTAGACCTCAACCGCGATTGCCTTGTTTGCGCGGGGACAACCGATAGCACGGCGGCGTTTCTGGCTTGCCTGGGGAATGAACCACCAAAGGCAGGAATCGCGGTAACTTCGTTGGGTTCGACGCTGACGATCAAGGTGCTGGCAAACAGACCGATCGCTAATTTGGCATCTGGCATCTATAGTCATCGGTTGGGCGATCTGTGGCTGGTGGGGGGTGCGTCGAATACTGGTGGGGCGGTGTTGCGGCAGTTTTTCAGCGATGCGGAGTTGCAAGCCTATAGCGATCGGATTAACCCCGACATCCCCAGTCCGCTGGATTATTATCCACTACCTGCGCAGGGCGATCGCTTTCCGATCAATGATCCACTGCTGGAACCGCGCCTGGAACCAAGGCCGACTGATCCGGCGGCGTTTTTGAATGGTTTGCTGGAGGGGATCGCGGCGATCGAGGCGCTGGGGTACAACGTGCTGGCGGAGTTGGGGGCGCAGGCGACGCTGGTTTATACGGCGGGGGGCGGGGCACAAAATCAAACCTGGCGGCGGATCAGGGCGAGGAAATTGGGGTTGCCGATCGTGGTGGCGGCGCAAACTGAATTTTCTTTTGGGGCGGCGTATGGGGCGGCGATTTTGGCGTTGCAGGGCGCTGGGGTTTAA
- a CDS encoding DUF3119 family protein, translating to MTIANDANESFSLQNTELKSSFNIPIVLTTAAIGLSFLNVWVGVAIAIFSLFLTIQAATLRLIFTETDLDIFRGEKLIRRFPYKEWLNWRIFFAPVPILFYFRETKSIHFLPILFDPKALEACLEKHCLKQE from the coding sequence ATGACGATCGCCAATGATGCCAATGAGTCGTTTTCGTTGCAAAACACCGAACTCAAATCTAGTTTTAATATCCCGATTGTGCTAACCACAGCCGCGATCGGTCTTTCTTTCTTGAATGTGTGGGTGGGCGTAGCGATCGCCATTTTTAGCTTGTTCCTGACGATCCAGGCGGCCACGTTGCGATTGATTTTTACCGAAACCGATTTAGATATCTTTCGCGGTGAAAAACTAATCCGCCGCTTTCCCTACAAAGAATGGTTGAACTGGCGCATTTTCTTTGCCCCAGTGCCAATTTTGTTCTATTTCCGCGAAACCAAAAGCATTCACTTTTTGCCGATCTTGTTCGATCCCAAAGCCCTCGAAGCTTGCCTGGAAAAGCATTGCCTGAAGCAAGAATAG